The Lysobacter sp. genome includes a window with the following:
- the phaE gene encoding class III poly(R)-hydroxyalkanoic acid synthase subunit PhaE, with product MWTAGGAGGSAGGPGFGMPGDVGALTQQYWKALSEAMRSAGSGARPQDPWQVAMDSWSQLAGGARRNDASDMIERFSAQARQWFGMMQQVAGQFAGRSASAQDIAGAWKQAMGGGGNPFASLFTEMTGRGQSGFDQWYQQVAPMFKGMFGGGMFDGNVFANNMFAGMRPGSMFNDGMLNDSMQSMRMPAFGLHREHQERWQALAEAQFELQRKNEAYNALMLEAGRDAFERFERKLAERSEPGRQLQSARALFDLWIDAAEEAYAEIALSSGFRKVYGELVNAQMRVRAGVQREVELFGGLFGMPGRTEVDGAHRKIAELERQLRRLRDAVPVQPVQTKPAPKRPAPEDAEKAVAPGKTGPTPKPAAKAKPAAKKATARKTVAPKPKPSRATAKPTVKRAPRQAIATIAMPEPLKPMPVAKNAKRKR from the coding sequence ATGTGGACTGCAGGCGGTGCGGGTGGTTCGGCGGGTGGGCCGGGTTTCGGTATGCCGGGTGATGTCGGGGCGCTGACCCAGCAATACTGGAAGGCGCTGAGCGAAGCGATGCGGTCGGCCGGCAGCGGCGCCCGTCCGCAGGACCCTTGGCAGGTTGCCATGGACAGTTGGTCGCAGCTGGCGGGCGGGGCCCGGCGCAACGATGCCAGCGACATGATCGAACGCTTCTCCGCGCAGGCCCGGCAGTGGTTCGGGATGATGCAGCAGGTCGCCGGGCAATTCGCCGGTCGCTCTGCGAGTGCTCAAGATATCGCTGGTGCCTGGAAGCAGGCGATGGGCGGTGGCGGCAATCCGTTCGCGAGTCTATTCACCGAGATGACCGGTCGCGGCCAGTCGGGTTTCGACCAGTGGTACCAGCAGGTTGCGCCGATGTTCAAAGGCATGTTCGGCGGCGGCATGTTCGACGGCAACGTGTTCGCCAACAACATGTTCGCCGGCATGCGCCCGGGCAGCATGTTCAACGACGGCATGCTCAATGACAGCATGCAGTCGATGCGGATGCCCGCATTCGGCCTGCATCGCGAACACCAGGAGCGGTGGCAGGCGCTGGCGGAAGCCCAGTTCGAGTTGCAGCGGAAGAACGAGGCCTACAACGCGCTGATGCTGGAAGCCGGCCGCGATGCCTTCGAGCGCTTCGAGCGCAAGCTTGCCGAGCGCAGCGAGCCCGGACGTCAATTGCAATCGGCGCGCGCGCTGTTCGACCTGTGGATCGACGCTGCCGAGGAAGCGTACGCCGAGATCGCGTTGTCGAGTGGCTTCCGGAAAGTGTACGGCGAGCTCGTCAATGCGCAGATGCGCGTGCGCGCCGGTGTCCAGCGCGAAGTGGAACTCTTCGGTGGTCTGTTCGGGATGCCCGGCCGCACCGAAGTCGATGGCGCGCACCGCAAGATCGCCGAACTCGAACGCCAGCTGCGGCGTCTGCGCGATGCAGTGCCCGTACAGCCCGTGCAAACGAAGCCGGCGCCGAAACGACCTGCGCCCGAGGATGCCGAGAAGGCCGTAGCGCCCGGGAAAACCGGGCCGACCCCGAAGCCGGCCGCGAAAGCAAAGCCGGCCGCGAAAAAGGCCACCGCCAGGAAAACCGTCGCGCCGAAACCCAAACCCTCGCGCGCGACCGCGAAGCCCACAGTCAAGCGCGCGCCGCGTCAGGCGATCGCTACGATCGCCATGCCCGAGCCGCTGAAACCGATGCCCGTCGCCAAGAACGCGAAGAGGAAGCGCTGA
- a CDS encoding CDP-diacylglycerol--serine O-phosphatidyltransferase codes for MFRDFHLADWLTLANAFCGVCAVFFAMRYMQSGEKHDLVWGISLVPLAFVFDALDGRVARWRQSSSTLGRELDSLADVISFGVAPAALGFAAGLQGFWDWIVLGYFVCCGVSRLARYNITAEQLADGADKVKYFEGTPIPTSLVLVVMLVIAADAGRIGDDFWFGAYQVGPWILHPLVFVYALSGSLMVSKTIRIPKW; via the coding sequence ATGTTCCGGGATTTCCACCTCGCCGACTGGCTCACGCTCGCGAATGCGTTCTGCGGGGTATGCGCCGTGTTTTTCGCGATGCGATACATGCAATCGGGCGAGAAGCACGATCTGGTCTGGGGCATCAGCCTGGTGCCGCTGGCGTTCGTCTTCGACGCGCTCGATGGCCGCGTCGCGCGTTGGCGGCAATCCTCGTCGACGCTGGGCCGTGAGCTGGATTCCCTCGCCGACGTCATCTCGTTCGGGGTTGCGCCGGCTGCGCTGGGCTTTGCCGCCGGGTTGCAGGGGTTCTGGGATTGGATCGTACTGGGTTACTTCGTCTGCTGCGGCGTCAGCCGGCTCGCGCGCTACAACATCACCGCCGAGCAGTTGGCCGATGGCGCCGACAAGGTCAAATATTTCGAAGGCACGCCGATCCCGACCAGTCTCGTACTGGTGGTGATGCTGGTGATCGCGGCCGACGCAGGGCGCATCGGCGACGATTTCTGGTTCGGTGCCTATCAGGTGGGGCCGTGGATCCTGCATCCGCTGGTGTTCGTGTATGCGCTGTCCGGCTCGCTGATGGTCAGCAAGACCATCCGTATCCCGAAGTGGTGA